One genomic segment of Drosophila melanogaster chromosome 3L includes these proteins:
- the CG12768 gene encoding uncharacterized protein, isoform A yields MAFSRHNIEKRRLIELVRLNPILWDCRLPHYKRSDKRKAIKWNELGRLFNVNGERVQRTFTSLREIFRRELNHEKMLGTTRFKSKWEYYDAMAFLKEVIRERKSRERIKHGSLDSAPVATGSSNNNNNCVSRNSSNNNSSSAALDEYQYFAPSDPNNPNNQPQLQPEPKSSLPVTIPSLSLTLSQLPVALQQQAQHLQALQLQPDVTLTSLQKQSLPTSLTNATPAPLAQTSPAQVLSSSRSCSSSPSIYIKDEPCSPAGGCPEEVMTGNGPEATRKKLATIRPQTKQQLKARLQLPTPKNSSSYATSPPHLIINANNELIDTDAGDLEEDLDDFDEDDDVTGRCSPIVGQSETMGADGRLSVGSIYIGDGGDCGRGMGRAHTQARHVPTSRELLYMKFGDFLAARLNTLHETVANELMNKMLLLIAEK; encoded by the exons ATGGCCTTTTCCCGCCACAACATCGAGAAGCGCCGACTCATCGAGCTCGTGCGACTCAACCCAATCCTCTGGGACTGCCGCCTGCCACACTACAAGCGTTCGGACAAGCGAAAAGCCATCAAATGGAACGAGTTGGGGCGGCTCTTCAACGTTAATGGCGAGCGGGTGCAGCGCACGTTTACTTCGCTCCGCGAGATCTTCCGCCGCGAGCTGAACCACGAAAAGATGCTGGGCACCACGCGCTTCAAGTCCAAGTGGGAATACTACGATGCCATGGCCTTCCTCAAGGAGGTCATTCGGGAACGCAA aTCTCGCGAGCGCATCAAGCACGGCTCTTTGGATTCAGCACCAGTAGCCacaggcagcagcaacaataacaacaactgcGTAAGCCGcaatagcagcaacaacaacagcagcagtgcGGCCCTAGACGAATATCAGTACTTTGCTCCTAGCGACCCCAACAACCCGAACAATCAGCCCCAGCTGCAGCCCGAACCAAAGAGTAGTCTGCCAGTGACTATTCCCAGTCTAAGTCTCACCCTCAGCCAGTTGCCGGTGGCTCTGCAGCAGCAGGCCCAGCATCTCCAAGCCTTACAGTTGCAACCGGACGTGACGCTGACTTCCCTGCAGAAACAATCTTTACCCACTTCCCTTACCAATGCCACACCCGCGCCCTTAGCACAAACCTCGCCCGCCCAGGTGCTGTCCAGCTCGCGCTCATGCAGCTCTTCGCCCTCCATCTATATAAAGGACGAGCCGTGTTCTCCGGCAGGGGGTTGTCCGGAAGAAGTGATGACCGGAAATGGACCAGAGGCGACAAGGAAGAAGCTGGCCACAATTCGTCCGCAGACCAAACAGCAACTTAAAGCGCGTCTGCAGCTGCCCACGCCCAAAAACTCATCATCGTACGCTACGTCGCCGCCCCATTTGATCATCAATGCCAACAACGAGCTTATTGACACCGACGCCGGGGACCTGGAGGAGGATCTGGACGACTtcgacgaggacgacgacgtgACCGGACGCTGCTCACCAATCGTCGGCCAGTCGGAGACGATGGGTGCCGACGGCAGACTTTCGGTCGGAAGCATTTATATCGGTGACGGTGGCGACTGCGGAAGGGGTATGGGTAGAGCCCACACTCAGGCGCGACACGTGCCTACCTCCAGAGAACTGCTCTACATGAAATTCGGTGACTTTCTGGCCGCCAGATTGAACACTTTGCATGAGACTGTAGCTAATGAGCTGATGAACAAGATGCTTCTGCTAATTGCAGAGAAGTGA